A single Chlorocebus sabaeus isolate Y175 chromosome 3, mChlSab1.0.hap1, whole genome shotgun sequence DNA region contains:
- the CLDN10 gene encoding claudin-10 isoform X1 — translation MASTASEIIAFMVSISGWVLVSSTLPTDYWKVSTIDGTVITTATYWANLWKACVTDSTGVSNCKDFPSMLALDGYIQACRGLMIAAVSLGFFGSIFALFGMKCTKVGGSDKAKAKIACLAGIVFILSGLCSMTGCSLYANKITTEFFDPLFVEQKYELGAALFIGWAGASLCIIGGVVFCFSISDNNKTPRYAYNGATSVMSSRTKYHGGEDFKTTNPSKQFDKNAYV, via the exons ATGGCTAGCACGGCTTCGGAGATCATCGCCTTCATGGTCTCCATCTCGGGCTGGGTACTGGTGTCCTCCACGTTGCCCACCGACTACTGGAAGGTGTCTACCATTGACGGCACGGTCATCACCACCGCCACCTATTGGGCCAACCTGTGGAAGGCGTGCGTTACCGACTCCACGGGCGTCTCCAACTGCAAGGACTTCCCTTCCATGCTGGCGCTGGACG GTTATATCCAGGCATGCAGAGGACTTATGATCGCCGCTGTCAGCCTGggcttctttggttccatatttGCCCTCTTTGGCATGAAGTGTACCAAAGTCGGAGGCTCCGATAAAGCCAAAGCTAAAATTGCTTGTTTGGCTGGGATTGTCTTCATACTGTCAG GGCTGTGCTCCATGACCGGCTGTTCCCTATATGCAAACAAAATCACGACGGAATTCTTTGATCCTCTCTTTGTTGAGCAAAA GTATGAATTAGGAGCCGCTCTGTTTATTGGATGGGCAGGAGCCTCTCTGTGCATAATTGGTGGTGTCGTATTTTGCTTTTCAATATctgacaacaacaaaacacccag ATACGCATACAACGGGGCCACATCTGTCATGTCTTCTCGGACAAAGTATCATGGTGGAgaagattttaaaacaacaaacccTTCAAAACAGTTTGATAAAAATGCTTATGTCTAA